Genomic segment of uncultured Desulfobacter sp.:
CCGGACTCCCCAGTACCTGAAAACGATCTGCAACCTATCCAATTGTTTTATCATCATAGATGAAGCCAATGATCTGGACTCCCGGGTCTGGCCATATCTCAAACGAATTATTGATGCCGGTGTTCCCATCGTATTTGCAGGGCTCCCAAAGGTCAGAACCCATCTGAGCCGGAATCATCCCGATATACTCAGCCGGCTCAAAACTCTGATTTTATACCCCATAGAGGTCGAAGACTTCATCGAAAAATACAAAGATATCCAGCAGGAAGCCGTTGAACAAATTTATATGGCCGTCAAAGGCGACATGAGAAAATTTAAAGAAATATGTACAGACTGCCAGGACAGGGCAAAGGAGTTGAATCACAACTTTGTTGATATCAACCTTGCTCTGGAATTTATATCCGATCTCCCTCCCCAGTAATCCTTATCACAATTTATCTGTACGAACAGGCCACCTTTGGTTACGCCGAGGATGGCCTGGTGGTGTCTCTTTCTTATATTAAGGATGCCGCTTGATGCTTGTTCTACCTTTAAAATTTTGAAACCACAGATCATTTTTGATTTTTTAGTGTACCGTTACATTATTTTGTAACTTCGTTTTTGATGGCACTTTCGTTTAACTCACTTAAATCACATTGAAAATATATGCTTCTTGTTTGGTGGGGCAAGCCTCAACACCGTTACAGTATTTGAAGCTCGTCAGCTGGATTATGATGTAATATTGTGCTTGACAAACATTCATACAAATAGTTCGATTCAGTCGGGGAGCGGTGGTAGAAGAGGAACTCATCATTTTCCTTATTTGTTATCGTTGCTGTTGGCGCTTCAACCATAACTCAGGAAATGATTTTTTTCAGTCTATTTCATCGCTCTCCGGCTCTATCCCCCAAATCCGTTATAATCAGAAAATATGGAAGCGGTTTGCCCTGGTACCGCCTGGAAAAGCTCCAGGAAAGTATGGGCATACCGCTTCCAGCTTCTACACAATGGGAGAAAACGGAAGCGGCCGCAGATCTTATTTACCCGATATTTAATGAATTTATTCGTCAGGCAGCCCAAGGTGAGGTCCTTCATAATGATGACACCACCATGAAAATTCTTTCTTTGATAAAGGAAAACAAAGAGAACACTAACAATAAGCGTACAGGTATATTTACTACGGGCATCATCTCTTTGATCGGTGGGGACCGGCGGATCGCTCTTTTTTTCACAGGGCGGGACCATGCCGGTGAAAATATTGCCAGGGTCTATGAAAAGCGGAATAAAGGTCGGCTTCCTCCGATTCAAATGTGTGATGCACTTTCACGCAACACCGCTGACGAATTTAAGGTGATTCTCTGCAACTGCTTGACACACGGACGGCGTAATTTTGTGAATGTCATTGAATGTTTTCCCGATGAATGTACACATCTCATAGATGTGCTGGCTGAAGTTTATCACAACGACACCCATACGAAAGAACTGTCCATGACGCAGGATAAACGCCTTATTTATCACAAGGAACACAGTGGACCTTTAATGGCCGAGCTTCGATCTTGGCTGGACAAACAAATTGATGACCATTTAGTGGAACCGAATTCCGGTCTTGGCAAAGCCGTTCAATACATGATCACGCACTGGCCGGAATTAACCCGATTCCTGGAAGTGCCTGGTGCCCCACTGGATAATAACATCTGTGAGCAAGGGCTGAAACGGGCCATATTGCATCGTAAAAATTCGTTATTTTACAAGACGGAGCATGGTGCTTTCATCGGAGACATGTTCATGAGCCTTATTCATACCTGTGATCTGATGAAAATCAACGCTTTTGATTATCTTACCACACTGCTGAAAAATGCTGTTGAA
This window contains:
- a CDS encoding ATP-binding protein, translating into MKEDFISDKRRVSYLSATYNRIYRGQSVLIEGDFGAGKTRFLKLLRPKKLHAVWVESLFNIHETLASILKELNYEATATYRRTPQYLKTICNLSNCFIIIDEANDLDSRVWPYLKRIIDAGVPIVFAGLPKVRTHLSRNHPDILSRLKTLILYPIEVEDFIEKYKDIQQEAVEQIYMAVKGDMRKFKEICTDCQDRAKELNHNFVDINLALEFISDLPPQ
- a CDS encoding transposase gives rise to the protein MPWYRLEKLQESMGIPLPASTQWEKTEAAADLIYPIFNEFIRQAAQGEVLHNDDTTMKILSLIKENKENTNNKRTGIFTTGIISLIGGDRRIALFFTGRDHAGENIARVYEKRNKGRLPPIQMCDALSRNTADEFKVILCNCLTHGRRNFVNVIECFPDECTHLIDVLAEVYHNDTHTKELSMTQDKRLIYHKEHSGPLMAELRSWLDKQIDDHLVEPNSGLGKAVQYMITHWPELTRFLEVPGAPLDNNICEQGLKRAILHRKNSLFYKTEHGAFIGDMFMSLIHTCDLMKINAFDYLTTLLKNAVELKKKSFPLDALEL